From the genome of Candidatus Microthrix subdominans, one region includes:
- a CDS encoding glycerol-3-phosphate dehydrogenase/oxidase: protein MSQEASFKRSEALQALRTRHFDLVVIGGGITGAGVALDAAARGLRTALIDGGDFASGTSSKSSKLVHGGLRYLQQGDVALVYQALHERRRLLANAPHLVDIQPFLLPLFAKDGLIPKKLSRTLGAAMWAYDATGGWRIGKFHQRIDTAEAIAHMPTLPADKIGGAYIYYDAAADDARLVLTVIRTAALDYGAVAANRVRALGLRKTAGRIIDGVEVEADGERFTIDADTVINAGGVFADDVRALDEAAHPRSITPAKGIHLTVPWDRVRNDIGVILPVKGDRRSVFVVPWGDHTYIGTTDTNYDGPIDDPQCTPEDVAYLLGALNAWTGAGLTHADVTGTWAGLRPLVTNGGSGRTADLSRQHSVLTSPSGMVTVTGGKLTTYRQMAADAVDEVVTSLLGADRPDVAKRSPTARLALRGADGWDRIADAAVAAGLDRATGDHLARRYGGEATALMADIAEHPELAEPMVEGLPYLRAEARHAARAEMATTLVDVLSRRTRALLLDRNATRRAAPAVAADVAPLLGWDEAEIARQVAAFEAVVDAELAAETDQALPPGVPAGTRA from the coding sequence ATGAGCCAAGAGGCATCCTTCAAGCGATCCGAGGCGTTGCAGGCGCTGCGGACCCGACACTTCGACCTGGTGGTGATCGGGGGCGGCATCACCGGTGCGGGGGTCGCCCTCGACGCCGCAGCTCGCGGCCTGCGCACCGCGCTGATCGACGGCGGCGACTTCGCATCGGGCACATCGTCGAAGAGTTCCAAGCTGGTGCACGGCGGGTTGCGCTACCTCCAGCAGGGCGACGTGGCCCTCGTGTACCAGGCGCTGCACGAGCGTCGACGGCTGCTGGCCAACGCCCCCCACCTGGTGGACATCCAACCGTTTCTGTTGCCGCTGTTCGCCAAGGACGGGCTGATCCCCAAGAAGCTGTCCCGCACGCTGGGCGCCGCAATGTGGGCCTACGACGCCACCGGCGGCTGGCGCATCGGCAAGTTTCATCAGCGGATCGACACCGCCGAAGCGATCGCCCACATGCCCACGCTGCCCGCCGACAAGATCGGCGGCGCCTACATCTACTACGACGCTGCGGCCGACGACGCCCGGCTGGTGCTGACCGTGATCCGCACCGCAGCACTCGACTACGGCGCCGTGGCCGCCAACCGGGTGAGGGCACTGGGGCTGCGCAAAACGGCCGGCCGCATCATCGACGGCGTGGAAGTGGAGGCCGACGGCGAGCGCTTCACGATCGACGCGGACACCGTCATCAACGCAGGCGGCGTGTTTGCCGACGACGTGCGGGCGCTCGACGAAGCGGCCCACCCCCGCTCGATCACCCCGGCCAAGGGCATCCACCTGACCGTGCCCTGGGACCGGGTGCGCAACGACATCGGCGTGATCCTGCCGGTGAAGGGCGACCGACGGTCGGTGTTCGTCGTGCCGTGGGGCGACCACACCTACATCGGCACCACCGACACCAACTACGACGGGCCGATCGACGACCCGCAGTGCACCCCGGAGGACGTCGCCTACCTGCTGGGCGCACTCAACGCCTGGACCGGCGCCGGCCTGACCCACGCCGACGTCACCGGCACCTGGGCCGGGCTGCGACCGCTGGTGACGAACGGCGGGTCCGGCCGCACCGCCGACCTGTCCCGTCAGCACAGCGTGCTGACCTCGCCCAGCGGGATGGTGACGGTGACCGGCGGCAAGCTGACCACCTACCGCCAGATGGCCGCAGACGCCGTCGACGAGGTGGTGACGTCGCTGCTGGGCGCCGACCGGCCCGACGTGGCCAAGCGTTCGCCGACCGCCCGGCTGGCCCTGCGTGGCGCCGACGGCTGGGACAGGATCGCCGACGCCGCCGTGGCCGCCGGGTTGGACCGGGCGACCGGCGACCACCTGGCCCGGCGCTACGGCGGCGAGGCCACCGCACTGATGGCCGACATCGCCGAGCACCCCGAGCTGGCCGAACCCATGGTGGAGGGCCTGCCCTATCTGCGGGCCGAGGCCCGCCACGCCGCCCGGGCGGAGATGGCCACCACGCTGGTCGACGTGCTCAGCCGCCGCACCCGCGCCCTGCTGCTGGACCGCAACGCCACCCGCCGGGCCGCACCTGCGGTCGCCGCCGACGTCGCCCCGCTGCTCGGCTGGGACGAGGCCGAGATCGCCCGCCAGGTGGCGGCGTTCGAAGCGGTCGTCGACGCCGAGCTGGCCGCCGAGACCGACCAGGCCCTGCCGCCGGGCGTTCCCGCCGGCACCCGCGCCTAG
- a CDS encoding PQQ-binding-like beta-propeller repeat protein, whose amino-acid sequence MSPELEANIPTWDDELSAVLGDRQTGVDASIAMDGSIAWVVNGGGLLTGWDLSPLDRGGRPTRVLRFWAGDTVKTSLTLDETGAIYLATAGHRGTGRTKELGRVMKLDPTRPDDPLVWSKTDPGLSEDGVVGAPVITAGLVVVAGEQGELVGFDRATGQVLWVRKIQAPARATPVMVDDAMVLGSCDGLVRAWDLSSDGPEERWSVNVGGCVEAPVTAWKGRLFVPQRDGGLAVVGDAAAG is encoded by the coding sequence GTGAGCCCCGAACTCGAGGCCAACATCCCCACCTGGGACGACGAGCTGTCCGCAGTGCTCGGCGACCGCCAGACCGGGGTGGACGCCTCGATCGCCATGGACGGGTCCATCGCCTGGGTGGTCAACGGCGGCGGGCTGCTCACCGGCTGGGACCTGTCGCCGCTCGATCGCGGCGGCCGGCCCACCCGGGTGCTGCGCTTCTGGGCGGGCGACACCGTCAAAACCTCGCTCACCTTGGACGAGACCGGGGCGATTTACCTGGCCACCGCCGGACACCGGGGCACTGGCCGCACCAAGGAGCTGGGCCGGGTGATGAAGCTCGACCCGACGCGCCCCGACGATCCGCTGGTGTGGTCGAAGACCGATCCGGGCCTCAGCGAAGACGGGGTGGTCGGTGCGCCGGTCATCACCGCCGGCCTGGTCGTCGTCGCCGGCGAGCAGGGCGAGCTGGTCGGCTTCGACCGGGCCACGGGCCAGGTGCTGTGGGTGCGAAAGATCCAGGCACCCGCCCGTGCGACGCCGGTGATGGTCGACGATGCGATGGTGCTCGGCAGCTGCGACGGGCTGGTCCGTGCGTGGGACCTCAGCAGCGATGGCCCCGAGGAGCGCTGGTCGGTCAACGTCGGCGGCTGCGTCGAGGCGCCGGTCACCGCCTGGAAGGGGCGGCTGTTCGTTCCCCAGCGCGACGGCGGCCTGGCGGTCGTCGGCGACGCGGCTGCCGGATAG